One Leclercia pneumoniae genomic region harbors:
- a CDS encoding ABC transporter ATP-binding protein: MNISAKGLQVQLQSKTVLHGIDLEVSAGQRVGLLGPNGSGKSTLLRCLAGLLPAGAQQVRLNGIALDALPLRQRARQMAFVTQHAEVDGDLSVGQIVALGRTPHRRLLQGWHAEDEQAVAEALRLMQLTLLRDRQWRHLSGGERQRCQIARALAQQPQVLLLDEPTNHLDIQHQLELMRLIASLPLTVVVALHDLNLAARFCQRLVLLKGGRVVASGEPATVFTPEQIEQTWRVKSRVRQEEGVTVIRYLMD, translated from the coding sequence ATGAATATCTCAGCGAAGGGACTGCAGGTGCAGTTGCAATCAAAAACTGTACTCCATGGTATCGATCTGGAGGTGAGCGCCGGGCAGCGTGTTGGCCTGCTGGGGCCAAACGGTTCGGGGAAGTCGACCCTGCTCCGCTGTCTGGCCGGGCTGCTGCCCGCCGGTGCGCAGCAGGTACGCCTGAATGGGATTGCCCTTGATGCCCTCCCCCTCAGGCAGCGCGCCCGTCAGATGGCGTTTGTTACGCAGCATGCCGAGGTGGATGGGGATCTCAGCGTCGGGCAGATTGTCGCCCTGGGACGTACCCCACATCGCCGGCTTTTACAGGGCTGGCACGCCGAAGATGAGCAGGCTGTGGCAGAGGCGCTGCGCCTGATGCAGCTCACCTTGCTGCGCGATCGGCAGTGGCGTCACCTGTCCGGTGGCGAGCGCCAGCGCTGCCAAATCGCCCGCGCCCTGGCTCAGCAACCGCAGGTACTGCTGCTGGATGAGCCGACAAACCATCTCGACATTCAGCATCAGCTGGAGCTAATGCGCCTGATTGCCAGCCTGCCGCTGACGGTGGTCGTCGCGCTGCATGACCTCAACCTGGCGGCCCGATTCTGCCAGCGGCTGGTGCTGCTTAAAGGCGGGCGGGTCGTGGCAAGCGGCGAGCCCGCAACGGTATTCACCCCGGAGCAAATTGAACAGACCTGGCGGGTAAAATCCCGCGTACGGCAAGAAGAGGGCGTCACCGTTATCCGCTATCTCATGGACTAG